Proteins encoded within one genomic window of Saccharopolyspora pogona:
- a CDS encoding SDR family NAD(P)-dependent oxidoreductase, with amino-acid sequence MLTHEGRFAAVTGAGSGNGRAIAETLLAEGARVALLDIAPESVKEVAAEYPGAVPISADVADQGSVREAVRVIENEFGRLDLLVNNAGIVRSSNFEDLPQQEWDQVFAVNSTGPFLMSQAAMPLLRDGVQQRGGDATAAIVNITSVEAHIVISSSGHPQVHYNASKGALLQLTRALAVECASSKVRVNAVAPGFIETPFTRDVLGNPEVKDWLLERTPIGRIGQPEDVANAVSFLGGDKASWITGTTLFVDGGWTVY; translated from the coding sequence ATGCTCACTCATGAAGGACGTTTCGCGGCTGTCACCGGCGCCGGCTCCGGCAACGGCAGGGCGATCGCGGAGACACTGCTGGCCGAAGGTGCCCGCGTGGCACTGCTGGACATCGCGCCGGAGTCGGTCAAAGAGGTCGCCGCGGAATACCCCGGAGCTGTGCCGATCAGCGCTGACGTCGCCGACCAGGGATCGGTGCGGGAGGCGGTCCGCGTGATCGAGAACGAGTTCGGACGGCTCGACCTGCTGGTCAACAACGCCGGCATCGTCCGGTCGAGCAACTTCGAGGATCTTCCCCAGCAGGAGTGGGACCAGGTCTTCGCGGTGAACTCCACCGGGCCGTTCCTGATGAGCCAGGCCGCGATGCCGCTGCTGCGGGATGGTGTGCAGCAGCGCGGCGGGGACGCGACCGCGGCGATTGTGAACATCACCTCGGTCGAGGCACACATCGTGATCTCCAGCAGCGGGCACCCGCAGGTGCACTACAACGCCTCCAAGGGAGCCCTGCTGCAGCTGACGCGCGCGCTGGCCGTGGAGTGCGCCTCCTCCAAGGTGCGGGTCAACGCCGTCGCGCCCGGGTTCATCGAGACGCCGTTCACCCGCGACGTTCTCGGCAATCCTGAGGTGAAGGACTGGCTGCTGGAGCGCACGCCGATCGGCCGGATCGGTCAGCCAGAAGATGTCGCGAACGCCGTGTCCTTCCTCGGCGGCGACAAGGCGAGCTGGATCACCGGCACGACGCTGTTCGTCGACGGCGGGTGGACGGTCTACTGA